A stretch of the Solanum dulcamara chromosome 6, daSolDulc1.2, whole genome shotgun sequence genome encodes the following:
- the LOC129891271 gene encoding 60S acidic ribosomal protein P3-like encodes MGVFTFVCKGSGDEWSAKQYKGDLEASASCTYDLQRKLVQAALASDSSGGVQSSFSFITPSSAVFQVIIGGGGGGGFSGGAAAAAPSGGAAAAEAAPVEEKKEEKEESDDDMGFSLFD; translated from the exons ATGGGAGTTTTCACCTTCGTTTGCAAAGGGTCAGGGGATGAATGGAGTGCTAAGCAATACAAGGGTGATCTAGAAGCATCTGCTTCTTGTACCTATGATCTTCAACGCAAGCTTGTTCAAGCTGCTCTTGCTTCTGACTCTTCTGGTGGTGTTCAATCATCTTTCTCCTTTATTACACCTTCTTCTGCTGTTTTCCAG GTGATCATTGGTGGTGGTGGCGGTGGTGGTTTTAGTGGTggagcagcagcagcagctcCTTCTGGTGGTGCAGCAGCGGCAGAAGCAGCTCCAGTTGAGGAgaagaaggaagagaaagaagagagtgACGACGATATGGGATTCTCACTCTTTGACTAG